The genomic DNA CCCTCGTAGAACTCGATGCTCTGGCCTTCGGCCAGCACCACGAGGGCCTTCTTCCACTCGGATTTGCGCCCGAGGAACTTCCCCACCCGCTTCGACTTGCGGGGCATCCGCATCGTGCGCACGGAGAGCACTTCCACCTCGAAGAGCGCCTCGACGGCGCGTTTGATGTCGTGCTTGCCCGCGCGCGGATCGACGGCGAGGGTGACCAGGTTGTTCTCCTCGCGACCGATGTTGCTCTTCTCGGTCACGAGGGGTCGGCGAATCACTTCGTGGATGTTCATGACGACTCCGCCTTCGCGGCGCGGCGGCGCTCCTCCGAGAGGCGCAGATCGAGGGCCTCGACCGCACCCTTCGTGAGCAGCAGCTTCGGGTGGCGCAGCACGTCGTAGACGTTCAGTCCCGCCACTCGCAGGATGTTGGCCTTCGCCAGGTTCTTCGTGGACTTCTCGAGCTTCGCGTCCTCTTCGGCGATCACGATCAGCACGCGATCCTCACCGAGGCCGAGCCCCTCTAGCACGCCGGCGACGTGCTTCGTCTTGTACTCGTCCATCGAGAGGTCCTCGACGACCGTGATGGCGCCTTCCTGCTGTCGCAGCGAGAGCGCCCCCCGCAGTGCCGCGCGACGCACCTTCTTCGGCAGCGAGTGATCGTAGGAGCGCGGAACCGGCCCGAATACCGAGCCACCCCCAGCCCACTGGGGCGCGCGGGTCGTACCCTGCCGGGCGCGACCGGTGCCCTTCTGGCGCCACGGCTTCGCGCCACCGCCAGAC from Myxococcota bacterium includes the following:
- the rplW gene encoding 50S ribosomal protein L23; amino-acid sequence: MNIHEVIRRPLVTEKSNIGREENNLVTLAVDPRAGKHDIKRAVEALFEVEVLSVRTMRMPRKSKRVGKFLGRKSEWKKALVVLAEGQSIEFYEGV
- the rplD gene encoding 50S ribosomal protein L4 codes for the protein MATLDVVTTENKKAGSVELPPAVFEVKVKPDLFHAEVRRQLAARHAGTHSTKNRAAVSGGGAKPWRQKGTGRARQGTTRAPQWAGGGSVFGPVPRSYDHSLPKKVRRAALRGALSLRQQEGAITVVEDLSMDEYKTKHVAGVLEGLGLGEDRVLIVIAEEDAKLEKSTKNLAKANILRVAGLNVYDVLRHPKLLLTKGAVEALDLRLSEERRRAAKAESS